In Ipomoea triloba cultivar NCNSP0323 chromosome 7, ASM357664v1, a single genomic region encodes these proteins:
- the LOC116026295 gene encoding preprotein translocase subunit SCY2, chloroplastic, translating to MIRSTMEAGVVLSSHPHLFTMAHLKAQGKQPLHNLDFCRSSSTKPRVSLKATSECSRWHFSTSKVPFLSYRKKGLTVLSCDQYVNDHVNVKAASAESLNFELSMPMLNEEKTADTSHDFNEYKSLHQQRPKAFRNLFLNFVRVGSVIDDAAESFFKSEIRRRLFVTAVLILISRVGYFIPLPGFDRRLIPHDYLGFASGSIDEFGDNSQELKLSLFSLGISPQIGASILMQILCHILPSLVKLRKEGIGAQEKIKSYIWWIALGFSIFEALILAFYSLPYSIYAASQRAKHVMVTTLLLVCGALTMTWISDKISEYGFGQGSTLIICVGILTGYTDTLYKMLNELSGSAASWLPFILAVIGVFTLVTIWAVVVTEGCRKVELHYYGSRLASAARDNSPDTEVEHYIPFNINPAGMQPILATSYLFAFPTIVARIFGSRFWEHVSDVLNPGTSRGAGPWVYYTLYAFFVFLFNIFDIANMPKEIADYLNKISARIPNIKPGRATIEYLKKIQASTRFWGGVLLSILATTSTILDHYLRQLNNGFSVGFTSVLIIVGSIIELRRSYQAYNVMPSLSKALKRYGV from the exons ATGATACGTTCCACTATGGAGGCTGGTGTAGTTCTCAGCTCTCATCCACACCTCTTTACTATGGCACACTTAAAAGCTCAAG GCAAGCAACCTTTGCATAATCTTGATTTCTGTCGTTCATCATCGACTAAGCCACGTGTTTCCCTTAAAGCAACCTCAGAATGCAGTAGATGGCATTTTTCAACGTCAAAGGTGCCCTTTTTATCTTATAGGAAGAAAGGGTTAACCGTTCTTTCCTGTGACCAATATGTGAATGACCATGTGAATGTCAAGGCGGCTTCTGCTGAGTCTCTAAACTTTGAACTCTCTATGCCAATGCTTAATGAAGAGAAAACTGCTGATACCTCTCATGATTTCAACGAGTATAAATCCTTGCATCAGCAGAGACCCAAGGCATttagaaatttatttttgaacttTGTAAGGGTGGGTTCAGTCATTGATGATGCTGCTGAATCTTTTTTCAAGAGTGAGATACGCAGGAGGCTTTTTGTGACTGCTGTCTTGATCTTAATTAGTCGTGTGGGGTACTTTATTCCTCTTCCTGGATTTGACAGGAGATTGATTCCCCATGACTATCTTGGCTTTGCCTCAGGATCTATTG ATGAATTTGGTGATAACTCACAAGAACTTAAGCTTTCTCTTTTCAGCCTCGGAATAAGCCCTCAAATTGGAGCATCTATTCTCATGCAG aTACTTTGTCATATTCTTCCTTCCTTGGTCAAACTGCGAAAAGAAGGCATAGGTGCTCAGGAGAAGATCAAGAGCTATAT ATGGTGGATTGCACTtggtttttcaatttttgaggCTTTGATTCTTGCCTTCTATTCTCTTCCATATTCCATATATGCAGCGAGTCAGAg GGCAAAGCATGTGATGGTGACAACTTTACTATTGGTGTGTGGTGCACTGACTATGACATGGATTTCTGACAAAATATCAGAGTACGGGTTTG GTCAAGGATCAACTTTGATTATATGCGTGGGGATTCTTACCGGCTACACAGATACATTGTACAAGATGTTAAATGAACTCTCAG GAAGTGCTGCTAGCTGGTTGCCTTTTATACTTGCAGTAATTGGAGTTTTTACATTGGTTACCATATGGGCTGTTGTTGTGACTGAAGGTTGCAGGAAAGTTGAGCTGCATTATTATGGCTCCAGACTTGCTTCGGCTGCTAG AGACAATTCTCCAGATACTGAGGTTGAGCATTATATACCATTCAATATAAACCCAGCAGGGATGCAACCCATTCTTGCTACCTCGTATCTCTTTGCCTTCCCTACAATTGTTGCAAG AATCTTTGGTTCACGGTTTTGGGAACATGTCAGCGATGTTCTGAATCCTGGAACTTCTCGTGGAGCAGGGCCATGGGTTTACTACACATTATATGCATTCTTTGTCTTTCTGTTCAATATATTTGACATA GCCAACATGCCAAAGGAAATTGCTGATTACCTAAATAAGATTAGCGCCAGAATTCCAAATATAAAGCCTGGAAGAGCCACAATTGAATACTTGAAAAAGATCCAGGCATCAACTCGGTTCTGGG GTGGTGTCTTGCTAAGTATATTGGCTACTACATCTACTATTCTTGATCATTATTTACGCCAACTAAATAATGGATTTTCCGTGGGATTTACATCAGTTCTAATAATT GTGGGATCAATCATCGAACTGAGACGATCTTATCAAGCATACAATGTAATGCCCAGTCTAAGTAAGGCACTGAAGCGATATGGAGTATAA